The Bicyclus anynana chromosome 4, ilBicAnyn1.1, whole genome shotgun sequence genome window below encodes:
- the LOC112043177 gene encoding lysosomal acid phosphatase, whose amino-acid sequence MEYENDDTWRRSNSPKAVTSCYTIPKRSTTTAVVVLGLAVLSCLLGYCVLSETLPYESKTLRLVIIFFRHGARTPMSSYKSDPFKNYQWPDGLGSLTNAGKMQMYELGKKYRSYYANFIPEEYFDKDTYVRSSDASRCMMSAYTFLAGLYPPSERQMWHPEIPWQPIPVHSLPRELDNIVAATKPCNLSKAMYNELLAEKNADPKFAELFDYLSKHTNQSMRSVLQVDYLYSTLASQQEAGLKLPEWTKNVFPHKMRTPFMLSLALLSYNETIQKFHTGPLLGQIKQHLQDSVTNVNIDRSLYIYSGHDVNVVSLWRALGFAELLEPEYGASVVIELHEEVEQESFFVRLFYRNNTKVEVPMELKLPFCDDPCTYSKFEEHLNTLIPNDWETECQNINK is encoded by the exons ATGGAATACGAAAATGATGATACCTGGCGAAG GTCAAACTCACCGAAGGCAGTGACATCGTGTTACACAATACCAAAGAGGTCTACAACCACAGCTGTGGTGGTGCTGGGGCTCGCTGTACTGAGCTGCCTCCTGGGCTACTGTGTGCTGAGTGAAACTCTGCCCTATGAATCCAAAACCTTGAGGCTTGTTATTATT TTCTTCCGCCATGGGGCGCGCACACCAATGTCCTCTTACAAGAGTGATCCATTCAAAAACTATCAGTGGCCTGATGGACTCGGTAGTCTTACTAAT GCAGGAAAGATGCAAATGTACGAATTGGGCAAGAAATATCGCAGTTACTACGCAAATTTCATACCAGAGGAGTATTTTGATAAGGACACATATGTCCGCAGCAGTGATGCTTCTAGATGTATGATGAGTGCTTACACATTCCTCGCCGGGCTGTATCCACCTTCAGAGAGACAGATGTGGCATCCAGAGATACCCTGGCAGCCTATACCAGTGCATTCTTTGCCAAGAGAATTGGATAAT ATAGTTGCTGCAACAAAACCGTGTAACCTCTCCAAAGCTATGTACAATGAACTGTTGGCGGAGAAGAATGCTGATCCCAAATTTGCGGAGCTTTTCGACTATTTGAGCAAACACACGAACCAAAGTATGCGCAGTGTTCTACAAGTGGATTACCTCTACAGCACACTAGCATCACAGCAAGAGGCTGGCTTGAAGCTGCCCGAGTGGACAAAGAATGTGTTTCCTCACAAAATGCGAACCCCATTCATGTTGAGCTTAGCTCTCCTCTCTTATAATGAGACTATACAGAAGTTTCATACAG GTCCGCTGCTCGGTCAAATAAAGCAGCATTTACAGGACAGTGTGACTAACGTGAACATTGACCGCTCGCTGTACATCTACTCGGGACACGACGTCAACGTGGTGTCGCTGTGGCGCGCGCTGGGCTTCGCCGAATTGCTGGAGCCGGAGTACGGCGCCAGTGTGGTCATCGAGCTGCACGAGGAGGTTGAGCAGGAGAGCTTCTTTGTTAGA CTTTTTTACAGAAACAACACCAAAGTGGAAGTACCTATGGAACTGAAGTTGCCTTTCTGTGACGATCCATGCACGTACAGCAAATTTGAAGAGCACCTCAACACTCTCATACCAAATGACTGGGAAACTGAATGCCAAAATATTAACAAGTGA